The DNA sequence ATAACTCTGCATATCATTATGAATGCCATGGTTTCGTCCATGTTCCGTCGCATGTATGGTACATACCAATGGAATTTTGTAAGAATGTTTCAAAACTCTTGATGCATAAGCCACAATCCAATCATGAGCATGAATTATATCCACTCCGCCTATATTGTTGATTAATCTTATCGAATATTCTAATAAAGCAAAATTCAAATGCATTACCCAATCTATAAAATTGTTTGTATTTAGTTCATATTCACGCACCCTATGCACTATAACATTTTTATCCTTTTCAATCTCTCTAGTATTCGGCTCCCAACATGTAACAACATGAATTTCATTCCCTTGCTGCCCCAATTTCTGGGCCAAATCATGCACAACTCTTGAAATTCCTCCCACAATGCGTGGAGGGTACTCCCATGAAAGCATTAAAACCCTCATTTTTTTCTCCTTTCGAATTATAACTTTTATATATAGTTCACAGTTAACAGTTCTCAGTTCACAGTAGTAAACGATTTAATAGCTTTTACTGTGAACCGTGAACTGTGAACTTATTTACTTTATCTGCCATGTAAAATCATTATCAGTAAATATATATTATATTTTTTACTCTTTCTCCTTAAAGAATACCTATATAAAAACAGATTAAACCTGGATTTAGCAATTAAACCCCAGGTAAAATATATTTCATTTACCTGGGGTTTAATCTCACACTTATGCTACCCTGTAAAAGACAAATCGCAAATTTTTATATACTTAAACTAAAATTTTGTCCTATCTCCTTTACCCGGTTAACAAAAGCATCGGTCAGTGATTCAGCAAACTCTTCAGAATAACCTTCTCCAATTACCTTGCACACAGGCTTTTCTGAATCAGGCAGCACCAATACCCATCCACCGTCTTTATATATCTTTACCCCTTCCATCAGCTCTATTTTTTCATTATTACTTTCCTCAATAATTTGCCTTATTACCTTTCCTTTTGCATTCCATGGACACTCTACTTCTTTCTTAGTGATATGGAAAGAAGGTATTTCGTCTATAAGCTCAGATAGCTTAACGTTGTTACTTCTCATAAAATCCATTATTTTAACAATGCTGCCAATGGCGTCAAAATTTAAAACAAACTGCTCATTCATTAAAGTATCCTGCCCACCATTAACAACCATCTTTCCCATAATCTCTAAAGGAGATGTTTTTGTTCTTAATACTTTCCCTTCATATTCAGTTGCCATACGGTCTATTACACTAGGTGCAGAAATTGGAACAACTACGGTGGCCCCTTTCATTGTCTTTAGAGTGATTAAAGATACAAGAGCTATAAACATTTCCTCATTTATAAATCGACCCTTTTCGTCAATTAATATCATCTTTTCACAATTTTCCTCTACCATCGCTCCTATATCTGAACCGTTAGAAATAATTTGGTTTGAAAGATAAGTTATTTGTCCTGGAGTTTTAAAAGCACGACCTGTCCTCATATCTTTCATCTCTAATTTTGAAAAGATTACTTCGCATCCCAGCTCATTCATAAGCGGTGCCAACATAGATTCAAGTAAAACAGAGGATGTATCTATTAATAATTTATAACCTAGATTTTTATTCTTCACCTTATTTATAATATCTCGTAAATAATAAGATTTGAAGTCGTGGACAGTTTTAACACTCTTAACCGTATCGGCTTCGCATCTGCTAAAATCTTCCCTTATAAATGTATTCTCCAACTTTCTCTCAATGCCTCTGTTAATGTTTGCACCGTGAGAGTCAAGAAAATCAATAAATAGTTTGGAATCATTGGCATCAGCTTTTGTTCCAAGATGTATTCCACCATCCAGTCCGAAAAATTTTACTGAATATCTGGTAACCGGTAAAACCTGCTGCCCAAAATCATACACCTCCACACCTGCTGACAATAACCCTGATATAAAAGAGTTCTTCAGCATTTGAGAAACATTTGTATGGTCGCTGCTTATTCCTATTCTGGCATCTCTTTTAAATAACGCTCCGTAAGAAGCCCCAAGACGCGAAGCAAATTCTGGCGTAATATCTACATTCACTTCACCAACTATTCCTTTTTCACCAAATAATGTTTTTGAATATTTTGTTCCCCAAACTAAATTTACATTTACTTCTGTTTCACTTTCAATTACCTTGGATGGCCATATCTTTATACCAGGTTTTATTATTGCTCTTTCCCTAATTACTGTTTCATCACCAATTATTGATTGTTCAAATACTGAGGTATTCTCTTTGATTTGAACCTTATTACACAATGTACACCCTCTTAATTGTACATTCTTTCCAACATTACAACCTTTCCACAATATTGTTTTCTTTAGTGAACTATACTCTCCAATAGTATTGTCACTTCCAATGACAGTATAAGAAGAAATTACAGCATTGTTTTTTACTGTTGTATTTTTTCCTATCAATACTGGTCCTGTTATCTGCGCCCCTTCTGCAATTTGTACATTACTTTCAACCCATACTTTCTCTCCAATCTCTTTTGCATCAATAAAAATATTTACTTTTCCATCAAGGATATCAAAATGACATTGTTGATATGCATTTAAATCCCCAATATCACACCAGTAGTTTGTTGTCACATAACCATACATAGGTTGTCCGTCATTTAATAGTAACGGAAATAAATCCTTGCTAAAATCAAACATTTCCCCAGCTTTAAAATAACTAAGTACCGAAGGATGAAGAATATATATCCCTGTATTTACCGTATCACTAAAAACTTCGCTCCAACTCGGTTTTTCTAAAAACCGTGTTATTTTTCCATCTAAATCGGTAACTACAATACCATATTCCAACGGTGCATCCACACGCATAAGTACTAAAGTAGCTATTGCTTTTTTATCATAGTGGTATTTAATTGCCTCACTTAGATTAATATCAGTTAGTGCATCTCCACTGATAACCATAAAAGTATCATCTAAAAATTCTTCTGCATTTTTTACACTTCCTGCAGTTCCAAGAGGAGTGTCTTCAATAAAATATCTTATATTTACCCCAAAAGCAGATCCATCTCCAAAATAATCTTGAATAATTTGAGGCATATATTGAAGTGTAACTCCAATATCAGTAATATTGTGACTTTTCAATAGATTAATAATGTGTTCCATTACCGGCTTATTAATGACTGGAACCATTGGTTTGGGTCGATTACACGTAAGCGGTCTAAGTCTTGTACCCTCTCCTCCTGCCATAATCAGTGCTTTCATGTAGTTCACCCTTTCTTCGTATGTATCAAAAAAGTTTGAAAGACACTAATTAGTATATACACAAGCGATATCTTGTATTCTATCTTTCAGGATTTACTGTCAAATTTAAAAAAATTTTTACTGCATATGTCGAAGTATTTTTTATATTTAAATTAAAATCAAAAAAAAGAAGCGATATGAAAAACCATATCGCTTCTTTTTAAAATTGTTCAAAAACTGCACCATAAGATTAAAAGCATTGACTTGCCCCTTTTGCCTTCTTATGGCACGGTTTTCGCTTACTATTCATCGTCCCTGCAATTCTGACAATATCCATAAAATTTTACCCTGTGATCCTTTACTAGGAACTTATTTTTTAATAAGATTTCTTCTTCTAAAGAGTCAAGCAAATCTTCTTCGACTTCTGCTACATTTCCACATTGGGTACAAATTAGGTGGTGATGCCTGTGGTCTTCTTTGTGTTTATTTAACTCATACCTACTACAACCATCGTCAAAATCCAACTTATATATTAACTCCAGACGATCCAGAAGCAAGAGGGTCCTATAAACAGTAGCAAGACCAATCTCGGGACATTTTACTTTTACATATTCATAAATTTCTTCAGTGCTTAAATGTTCACCTTCATGCTCAATGATAACATCAAGCACTGCTCTTCTCTGGGTGGTAAGCTTGTATCCGTTTTCTTTCAATTGTTCCTTAAGCTCATTCCCTAAGTTGTTCATATTTTATCACCTCTCATGTGTGTAGTGGTAATGAGTTGACTCCTCAATAAATAGTTTATGCATATTTATATATTATGCTACAATGTTACAGCATGTCAATTAAAAAGTTTGGGTGCATTTTACCTAATGCACCCACGACGTTTTCAGGGTTTAATGTCCTGTATTACTATTTAAAATTAAAAATTATTTATTCTTTATTTTACATCCACCAAACAATGAGCACCCTTTACAACTTTCACAACCTTTTAATTTTGGTACTGACGCATTACACCGAGGGCATTTGGCATTATGCTCACTTTCAAATTTATACCCGCAATTTTTACATTCAACTTCCATAAAAACCTCCATCATCACACAGGAACTTTATATCATTATCTGCCCTAATACTCCCCCTACTGCAAAGGCAACTATAAGACTTCCTACCCATATGAATGCTGCTTCGGTTTTTGTCCTTTCCTTAAATATGACCATAATTGAAGCAATACAGGGCACAAAGAGGGTTATAGTTACTAATGATACTAAAACCTGTGCAGGTGTCATTGGCAAATTGCTTAAGCCTGCTGCGCCAAAATCTCTTCTTACAATTCCCATTATAAAAGCAGTAGCAGCTTCTTTGGGAAGCTTAAGCCAACCTACGGTAAGTGGGGATATTACCTCTTGTAACCACTCTAAAAATCCTGTTACCTGCATAATACTTATTAATAAAGCACCTAGAGCAAATAATGGAGTAGCCTCAAATATAAACATTTTAGATTTTGTATATGTTTTCTTTAGCACATTACGTACGCTGGGAATTCTAAGCGGAGGAAGGTCGATTAGCAAATCGCTTGACTCCCCTGGCAGCACCTTGTTTAATACTGCTCCCGATAGAGCAAAAACCCCTAAAATAGTTACAATATAGATAAGTAAGTATTTCATTCCGAGGGGTGCAATCAGACCAGCAATTACACCTAATTGAGCTGAGCAAGGTATGGTCAAGCCTAGTAGTACGGTTGCAATAATACGTTCCCTTCTAGTACCTAGAAGTCTGGTAGTAATTGTTGCCATCGTTATGCATCCAAAGCCTAAAATAATAGGAATAATTGCTCTGCCATTTAAACCTACCCCTGTGAGAACCCTGTCAACCAATGCTGCAATTCTTGGCAGGTATCCAGAGTCTTCTAAAATGGAGAGTAAAAAGTAAAATCCAACTACAAGCGGAAGCAATAAACCTAAAACATACACTGGAGTCATAGTCAATAACCCGAACTCTCCAATGAGAATTTGCCCTAGAAAAGATTGTTCAGGTACTATTTTATCGATTAATGATGCTATAAACGGTTGATACATTCCCAGCATAATTGTCTCTTCAGTAATTCCAACAACCGTTTGTGCAACAAATACCCCAATAAATTCAAACATAACCCACAAGGTAATCAACAACATAGGAATCCCCGTTAAAGGCCTTAACATATATCTGCCCAACATTGTCTTAAAGCTGGCACCTTCAGTAGTATCCCTAACCACTTGCGAAATTATATCATCCACCTTTTCTCTTCGCTTTTTATAGATAAACTCTCTCATTCCGGTTTCGGGCAAACTATTTCTGCTTAATACATTTGGGTCATCTTCAAGGACCAGTAATGCTTCTGCTTCTAGTTTTACTTTGTCCTTATATTGTAATAGCAGACCATCAATATCTTTAATTTTTTTACCTTGACGTGCAAAAGATATCTGCTTTTTTACTTCTTCCAATCCCTGATTTTTTAGGGCCACTGTAGGAATTACCGGTACTCCCAGCAGGTCACTTAATCTTTGAACATCTATACTAATCCCATTTGCCTTCGCTTCATCCATCATGTTAAGTGCCACAACTATATTTTTACCCATATCAATGAGCTGCTGAGTTAAAAATAAATCACGCTCCAGGTGGACAGCATCTACTATATTTAATACGATATCAGCACTAATGATTACATCTCTGGCAACTCTTTCTTCATCATTAAATGAAGAAACCCCATAAACTCCCGGAGTATCAATTACAGTATACTCTTTATATTTTCCCATGCTTATATCAACTGTTGTGCCCGGAAAATTTGAAACATCTACATATAATCCTGTTAATGAATTAAAGAAAACGGATTTTCCTACATTGGGGTTCCCAACTAAAACCAATTTTTTTGAATCTTGATCTATGTCTTTTATTAAAACACTGCCGTGACAAGTACTCATAGCGCCCTCCTAAATACGATTAACACTAATTTTTTGAGCCAGTCTCCGTCCTACTGCAACTTCTTGCATCCTATTTTGCAATATGATTGGCCCTGCAGGTAATTTTTCTGCACAAATTAGCTGAGATCCTTCAAATATTCCCAATCTTATCGCCTGAGCCCTAACATTTGGATCTGGTATTGAAACAATTTCAACCTTTTCTCCTCTATTTACCCTATCTAGTGTCATAGAAATCCCCCTATACAACAATATTGATAATCATTCTCATTAATTTTATAAAAATTTTTCATTTATCTTCCATTATTATTATAGTCCAAATGATAATGATTGTCAATATTAAAGACACCTGCTAGTGTCCGTCAGCACTTGACTTTTGACGAAGAAAAACTGCGTGAAGAAGAAAAGTTTGATGGTTATTATGCTATCGTTACCAGTGAATACAAAGAGTCAGACGATAAAATCATTGATATGTACCGTGGACTTTGGAAGATAGAAGAATCCTTCAAAGTTACAAAAAGTGATTTTGAAAGCAGACCGGTATATTTGTCGTTGAAGGAACATATCGATGCTCATTTTCTGACATGCTTCATATCACTTGTAATTGCAAGGATATTGGAATACAAACTGAAGGGAAAATATTCTATACCAGAAATGCTTGATAGCCTTAGCAAAGCATCTTGTAGCCATATACAAGAAAATTATTATCTTTTTGATTTTTATAATGATGTTCTTGAAGACATAGGAAAAGAGTTAAATATTGATTTTGGAAAAAAAGTTATGACATTAGGAGATATTAAAAAAATTTTGGGAGAAACAAAAAAAGTTTAATTTTCACTACAACTTTCTGACAAAAACGAAAAGCCCAAAACCCTTTATTTTAAAGAGGTTGGGGGCTATTTTTATCTAATTTTGCTGCAAAAGTCAGGATATCATATAATAGAAAATGCAACAAGAGAGAACCGTCCCCTGTCGCATAAGAGAGAACCGTCCCCTGTCGCATATCAGAAAAATGTATTTCATGGAAGGACTTAGTGTTAGAGAAATTCATCGAAGAACAGGTATTCATCGTGATACTATCTCAAAATACTTGTCTCTAGATGAACCACAACCCCCAAAGTATCAATCCTCCAAAGAAAGGAACCACCCGGTCCTGAGACCATATATCCCTTTGATTAAACAAATTCTAGAAGAGGATAAAACCCGTCACCGCAAACAACAGCATACTGGAACCAAAATACTGGAACGCCTTAAGGAAGAAGGCTATTCAGGAGGGTATAGCACCCTAACAGATTATCTTCGTAAAGAGTACAAGAAGCAGCGAGAAGCCTTTCTACCACTAGAATTTGAACTCGTTACATACGCCGAAGTTGATTGGACTGATGCATACTTCTACCTAAAGGGCAAAGAAACTAAAGCACACATATTCGTTATAAAACTCAGAGGCTCCGGAGGCTTCTATGTAAGAGCTTACCCCTTCGAGAAGCAGGAAGCCTTCTTTGATGGACACATAAAATGCTTCGAATTCATGAACGGCGTGCCTTACAGGATTACATACGATAACCTGAAGACCGCCGTGAAGAAGGTATTACAAGGCAGCAACCGTGAGGAACAGGAACAGTTTATCTCCTTAAGGACACATTACCTCTATGAATCTTCCTTCTGCCGCCCAGCTCGCAGCAACGAAAAGGGCGGTGTTGAAAGCGCCGGAAAGGAAGCCGTTAGAAAGTTCTTTGTTCCTTATCCTGATGTAGAATCATTTGACGAACTAAATGAATACCTGCATGCAGAGTGCCTGAAGCTTCTCTCTAAGAATTCGAAGTGGGAAGCAGAGAAATCAGCACTCAGGCCTCTCCCTAAAGTCAGGTTTAATGGAGCAAGATACAAGGAAGCCAAGGTTAACAGGTATTCAATGGTACAGTTTGAAACCAACCGGTATTCGGTACCTACAGCCTATGTAGATGAACAAGTGACTGTAAGAGCAACAGCAGACCAGATTGACATTATGCTAAAGGATAGTGTAATAGCACATCACCCTAGAAATTATGGACGAAACCAGGATAATATCATTCTGGATCATTACCTTGAACTGCTGCTTCAAAAGTCCAGGGCATTAGGCAATACTAAGGTGTACAACCCCCAGTCACTACCGCAAGTATATGAACAGTACCGAAGAATATTAGTATCTAGAAATTCTAAAGGCAACCGTGAGTTTGTAAGGATACTCATGCTTCATCGTGATTACCCTTCCACATATGTAGCAGAAGCCTTGGAAATGGCTATGCTGTACAACATATATGGGTATGACGGAGTATTAAATATATTAGGACAGCTGCTTGTAAAGAGTCATAAAGTCATCCATCTAAATAAAGAGAAGCTTCAAGGTATACCTGATGTTCAAATAACTCCTCCTGACCTAGATAAATACAAAGCCTTAATGTCGGGAGGTGCAACAGAATGCCTCTAAACAAGATGCTCTTGGAAGCTTATCTTAAAAAGCTAAAGATGCCACAGGCAGCTAAGACTTATGAATCTCTTGCTAGAGAAGCAGCAGATAACAACCTAGGATATGAAGAATACCTGCTTTGTGTTCTCGAACAAGAAATCCACCAGCGAGAAAACAACCGGATACAAAGAGGAATCAGGCAGGCTGCCTTCCCAGTTATTAAGACACTGGAGAACTTTGATTTTAAAGCTATTCCATCCCTTAACAAGCCTAAAGTACTGAAGCTTATGCAAGGAGAGTACATACGGAAGAAAGAAAATATCATCCTTGTCGGCAGCTCTGGCGTAGGTAAGACACATATTGCAACAGCTCTAGGCTACGAAGCCTGCAGGCAGGGATTACGAGTAAAGTTCTACACTGCAGCCGGCTTAATCAATGAACTTCTTGCAGCACAGCAAGAATACCGACTGAACAGGCTGGAGAAGCAATGGCTGGCACCGCACGTCATCATCCTGGATGAACTAGGTTATGTGCCCTTCAGCAAAATGGGTTCAGAGCTTCTGTTTCAGTTCTGTGCCGCCCGGTATGAGCGAGGTAGCATTATCATCACCACAAACCTTGAATTTCCTAAGTGGACGGAGGTGCTGGGCGATGAACAGATGACAGCAGCATTACTGGACCGGCTCACCCACAATGCACATATACTGAACATTAACGGGAACAGCTACCGGTTTAAGCAGGCACTTGCTAAGCAAAAAGACACTGACTAATTTTTCATGTTTTGGTGGCCTAAAATTAGACCAGCAAGTGGCCCAATTTTTGATTGACATTAACAGCCAAGTCCTGATTTTAAAATAGTCCCAATGTGTTTGATTTCCCCCTTCCATGGGGTAATCTCATAGATAAATGCTATGTAAAGAAAAGCGGTTAATACTTGTCAATGTGACGAGATGTTAACCGCTTACAGTTCTCGAGTATAATACAAAACTTTATGTGAAACATAAAAGTTCAGGCACTAGCCTTGAATTATTCATCCGATTTAATATCTTTATTTTTTACTATAGGATTAAGTAGGAATTTTTTTGTTTTATCTTTAAACTCTTCCATATTTAATTTTTCGTGAATATTTTGAACATCATCACCAGATATTCTATAAATTCCTTGTAATCCACCTAGAATTTTATAATGATCTTTTGTCTTTTGCTTATTGTATGGAGTATCATCATTTGATAAGAAGACAATTACTTCTTCACCCTTCAAAAAGTTTATTTGTGGGTCGAATTGAACAGTAAAATTATCGACCGTACCTCCAAAGGTTCTCATGATTATTTTTTCATCAACACCAATATTTCCTTTAAAGACTTCAGAAACCTTTAAGATAATATCGCGGTAAATCATATCATCGCCTTTTATATCAGTGGGTTTTTTATTATTGGAGGTATTCCATTTTTGATCTAATACTTTCTCTATAGTTCCCTTGACAGCTATTTCCGATTCATTCACTAATAGCTCCTGATCAAACATCCTATATGACGCAGATATATTTATAGTGTTACTGTCAGTATTTTTTTGTTGATTTACCAAATTAATTAAGCCATATCCTATGACAGCAATACAACTAACTACTAATAAGGACAAGATATATTTTTTCATTTTTATTATTCCTTTCTATTTGCATTCTAAATTATTAATATGCCGCTTTAAAACCATCAATATCATCTTGATGCAAGGATCTCTTTTTAGTTTCACCAGTGGAAATATAGCCATACATAGTTACGTCTTTATATTCTGATTTATATTTGGTTTGAACATCGGTATCATTATATACATCCCCTGCAAATAATGCGTGTCCAAGTTCATGCGCTGCACAATTTTGAACATCATACATGCCAGAACTGCCAGAGTTTGACCACTGAATAGCAGAGTTACTATTCCAAGCTATATCAAACTCAACACATTTTCCAGATGACGTCCAGTATGAAATAAGTGCTAGATAATCTGAACCTAGGTCTTTTTTAAAAACCTCGTTTTTACCGTTTTTACTGGCATCTGTAGCCGAGTTATCAGCTGTCAACCTATAAATTTTAATTTTGCCACCAGCATTATTCCACGATGTGTTAGCATAGCTAAAAGAGTTTTTACCATCAGTACTAAAATTACTACTCATGGAATAATAAACATCTAGTGATCCGCTTGAAGGTATCGACCACCTTTTACTTATCACATATGCGTAGGAAGTTGAACTTAACAGCATACTGATTAATAGAATCACAATTACTAAAACAGATTTACCCTTAATCTTCATATTTCGACCACCTTCCCTTTCGTAGTGTTAATCTATTTATACTTAAATAGATTCTAAAAACTTTATTTATCAAGGGTTTCAAAGTTTTTTCAAAATAAAAAGCAATGACCCCCTTTTTTCTGGTATAATTGAGTCGCCAAACAACAAAATCCAGAAAGGAAGTGTCATTGCTTGAACTCAATTATATCAGTTTTAGTAGCATATAATCAATTCCTACTTGCTCAAATTCATCAATTACTCTTGTTTATTGTGAAAAATATACCTATAAAGTCCCCAAAGTATGATGCTGCCAATCCTAAGTATAACAAGCTTACTGTGGACAGATTGCCTATCATCAAAAAGCCGGAGAAGCTTGACTACAAGCAGCTGCTTCGTGACTATAAATTAAAACACGGCAAGGAACTCAAACCTGTCAAATCCCGCGGTAAAAACCCTGTTCCCCATGATGTTGTCTGCCATCGCTGCGGTGCTCCTCATATATACCTCTATGACAATACCGGCGGCCGTGGTCAGCTTTTGTGCAAGGTCTGCGGGCTTAGGTTCAACAAGGATAAGAAAGATTTCAAAATCGGGGCCCTGGTATGCCCTTATTGCGGCAGAATCCTTGTGAAAAAGAAGGAACGCAAATACTTCAACATTCACAAGTGTGTTAATGAAAAGTGCCCTTTTTATCTTCAATCCCTCAAAAACCTTTCCCCGGAAGACCTTGAGGAATATAAGAAAGACAAGCACAAATTCAAGCTCCACTACATCTATCGTGAGTTCACCATAGATTATTTTAAGGTTGACTTGAGCACCATGCCTAAGGGCTGCGTAAATCTCACATTTCGCAACTTTTCTCCTCACGTCCTTGGCCTATGCCTGACATACCTTGTCAACCTCGGTCTGTCTACACGCGCTACTTCCCGGGCACTCTGGGAGATACACGGCGTTAAAATCTCTCATGTTATGGTCAGCAAATACGCCAAAACCGCCGCTGCCCTGGTTCAACCCTTTGTTGACAACTACGACTACAAACCCACCAACTACCTTGCGGCCGATGAAACCTACATCAAAGTCAAGGGTATCAAGCATTATGTCTGGTTCATCATGGACGCACTCAAAAAGTCCATCCTGGGTTATCGTGTATCCAGTACAAGGGATGTAGGTCCTTGCATCCTGGCTATGCGTATGGCTTTTGCCAAGTTCAAAGAGTTCCCTGGCAAGGCCCTTAAGTTTGTTTCTGACGGTTACACCGCATACAAGCTTGCACAACAGCAGTTCATGCTCAAGGGCATGGATTTTGACCTCACACAGGTAATCGGCCTCACCAATGATGACCCTGTTTCCACAGAATATCGCTGGTTTAAGCAGATCATTGAACGCCTTAATAGAACCTTCAAACGCTCTTACCAGGTCACAAACGGCTATGGTAGTGGAGAAGGCTCAAATACGCATGTCTCACTATTTGTAGCCTACTACAACTTCCTGCGTCCACACTCCTATACCTACTGGCAGCCACTTAACTCTATACCAGAACTTGAGTCTATCCCAAACATGCCTGGTAAATGGCAAAAGCTGATAGAATTATCACAGCAGTTTATTCTGTCACGGCAGACAGCATAGAACAGGCGGTAGCACTCTTACTCCTTCAACCTCTTGATTACCTTCAAACATGCGGTTCAAAGACTGTCAAATGCTCCTTCTTCGAAGGCAATGACCTCTTGACAGGCTTTGAATCCGCATTGTTATGCTCTTTTAAGAGGTTGGAGGAGTATTTCTATTGCCTTTTTAGGTATATTTTCTCTTTTCAAGGTGCAATCTTATGTTAATTTAGTCCCAACTCAGCCAAATCTGATTTTTCATAAGTTAGTTAACACTACCAAATTTATTTTGTGTTAGGATAACAGAGCATTAAAATAAAATATCTAAACACTCCCTCTTTAAAATTCTCCCTTGCACAAATATCCCACTGTGGTATATAATCTATATAAGCTCCATACCACATTTGTACAAGGAGTACAGACACCCTCAAACCAATGCCAACTTTCCTATGGCTGCACTGGTTTAAGGGTTATTTATTTTAAGCAGCCACTTAAAAACAAAATAATATAAATCGTTACACATTTGTAATTATTTTGTATTTAATGTATATAATATAAT is a window from the Petroclostridium xylanilyticum genome containing:
- a CDS encoding FeoA family protein; this translates as MTLDRVNRGEKVEIVSIPDPNVRAQAIRLGIFEGSQLICAEKLPAGPIILQNRMQEVAVGRRLAQKISVNRI
- the istA gene encoding IS21 family transposase; the protein is MQQERTVPCRIRENRPLSHIRKMYFMEGLSVREIHRRTGIHRDTISKYLSLDEPQPPKYQSSKERNHPVLRPYIPLIKQILEEDKTRHRKQQHTGTKILERLKEEGYSGGYSTLTDYLRKEYKKQREAFLPLEFELVTYAEVDWTDAYFYLKGKETKAHIFVIKLRGSGGFYVRAYPFEKQEAFFDGHIKCFEFMNGVPYRITYDNLKTAVKKVLQGSNREEQEQFISLRTHYLYESSFCRPARSNEKGGVESAGKEAVRKFFVPYPDVESFDELNEYLHAECLKLLSKNSKWEAEKSALRPLPKVRFNGARYKEAKVNRYSMVQFETNRYSVPTAYVDEQVTVRATADQIDIMLKDSVIAHHPRNYGRNQDNIILDHYLELLLQKSRALGNTKVYNPQSLPQVYEQYRRILVSRNSKGNREFVRILMLHRDYPSTYVAEALEMAMLYNIYGYDGVLNILGQLLVKSHKVIHLNKEKLQGIPDVQITPPDLDKYKALMSGGATECL
- the feoB gene encoding ferrous iron transport protein B gives rise to the protein MSTCHGSVLIKDIDQDSKKLVLVGNPNVGKSVFFNSLTGLYVDVSNFPGTTVDISMGKYKEYTVIDTPGVYGVSSFNDEERVARDVIISADIVLNIVDAVHLERDLFLTQQLIDMGKNIVVALNMMDEAKANGISIDVQRLSDLLGVPVIPTVALKNQGLEEVKKQISFARQGKKIKDIDGLLLQYKDKVKLEAEALLVLEDDPNVLSRNSLPETGMREFIYKKRREKVDDIISQVVRDTTEGASFKTMLGRYMLRPLTGIPMLLITLWVMFEFIGVFVAQTVVGITEETIMLGMYQPFIASLIDKIVPEQSFLGQILIGEFGLLTMTPVYVLGLLLPLVVGFYFLLSILEDSGYLPRIAALVDRVLTGVGLNGRAIIPIILGFGCITMATITTRLLGTRRERIIATVLLGLTIPCSAQLGVIAGLIAPLGMKYLLIYIVTILGVFALSGAVLNKVLPGESSDLLIDLPPLRIPSVRNVLKKTYTKSKMFIFEATPLFALGALLISIMQVTGFLEWLQEVISPLTVGWLKLPKEAATAFIMGIVRRDFGAAGLSNLPMTPAQVLVSLVTITLFVPCIASIMVIFKERTKTEAAFIWVGSLIVAFAVGGVLGQIMI
- the istB gene encoding IS21-like element helper ATPase IstB — protein: MPLNKMLLEAYLKKLKMPQAAKTYESLAREAADNNLGYEEYLLCVLEQEIHQRENNRIQRGIRQAAFPVIKTLENFDFKAIPSLNKPKVLKLMQGEYIRKKENIILVGSSGVGKTHIATALGYEACRQGLRVKFYTAAGLINELLAAQQEYRLNRLEKQWLAPHVIILDELGYVPFSKMGSELLFQFCAARYERGSIIITTNLEFPKWTEVLGDEQMTAALLDRLTHNAHILNINGNSYRFKQALAKQKDTD
- a CDS encoding mannose-1-phosphate guanyltransferase gives rise to the protein MKALIMAGGEGTRLRPLTCNRPKPMVPVINKPVMEHIINLLKSHNITDIGVTLQYMPQIIQDYFGDGSAFGVNIRYFIEDTPLGTAGSVKNAEEFLDDTFMVISGDALTDINLSEAIKYHYDKKAIATLVLMRVDAPLEYGIVVTDLDGKITRFLEKPSWSEVFSDTVNTGIYILHPSVLSYFKAGEMFDFSKDLFPLLLNDGQPMYGYVTTNYWCDIGDLNAYQQCHFDILDGKVNIFIDAKEIGEKVWVESNVQIAEGAQITGPVLIGKNTTVKNNAVISSYTVIGSDNTIGEYSSLKKTILWKGCNVGKNVQLRGCTLCNKVQIKENTSVFEQSIIGDETVIRERAIIKPGIKIWPSKVIESETEVNVNLVWGTKYSKTLFGEKGIVGEVNVDITPEFASRLGASYGALFKRDARIGISSDHTNVSQMLKNSFISGLLSAGVEVYDFGQQVLPVTRYSVKFFGLDGGIHLGTKADANDSKLFIDFLDSHGANINRGIERKLENTFIREDFSRCEADTVKSVKTVHDFKSYYLRDIINKVKNKNLGYKLLIDTSSVLLESMLAPLMNELGCEVIFSKLEMKDMRTGRAFKTPGQITYLSNQIISNGSDIGAMVEENCEKMILIDEKGRFINEEMFIALVSLITLKTMKGATVVVPISAPSVIDRMATEYEGKVLRTKTSPLEIMGKMVVNGGQDTLMNEQFVLNFDAIGSIVKIMDFMRSNNVKLSELIDEIPSFHITKKEVECPWNAKGKVIRQIIEESNNEKIELMEGVKIYKDGGWVLVLPDSEKPVCKVIGEGYSEEFAESLTDAFVNRVKEIGQNFSLSI
- a CDS encoding Fur family transcriptional regulator, with the protein product MNNLGNELKEQLKENGYKLTTQRRAVLDVIIEHEGEHLSTEEIYEYVKVKCPEIGLATVYRTLLLLDRLELIYKLDFDDGCSRYELNKHKEDHRHHHLICTQCGNVAEVEEDLLDSLEEEILLKNKFLVKDHRVKFYGYCQNCRDDE